In Vicugna pacos chromosome 1, VicPac4, whole genome shotgun sequence, a single window of DNA contains:
- the PKNOX1 gene encoding homeobox protein PKNOX1 isoform X1: protein MMATQTLSIDSYQDGQQMQVVTELKTEQDPNCSEPDVEGVSPPPVGSQTPMDADKQAIYRHPLFPLLALLFEKCEQSTQGSEGSTSASFDVDIENFVRKQEKEGKPFFCEDPETDNLMVKAIQVLRIHLLELEKVNELCKDFCSRYIACLKTKMNSETLLSGEPGSPYSPVQSQQIQSAITGTLSPQGIVVPASALQQGNVTMATVAGGTVYQPVTVVTPQGQVVTQALSPGTIRIQNSQLQLQLNQDLSILHQDDGSSKNKRGVLPKHATNVMRSWLFQHIGHPYPTEDEKKQIAAQTNLTLLQVNNWFINARRRILQPMLDSSCSETPKTKKKTAQNRPVQRFWPDSIASGAAQPAASELTMSEGAVVTITTPVSMNVDSLQSLSSDGATLAVQQVMMAEQSEDESVDSTGDGTAALAPGHIGGLVLENSDSLQ, encoded by the exons ATGATGGCTACACAGACGTTAAGTATAGACAGCTATCAAGACGGCCAACAA ATGCAAGTAGTAACAGAGTTAAAAACCGAGCAAGACCCCAATTGCTCTGAACCAGATGTGGAAGGAGTGAGCCCTCCCCCCGTGGGGTCCCAGACACCGATGGACGCAGACAAGCAGGCCATTTACAG GCATCCACTATTTCCATTATTAGCTTTGTTGTTTGAAAAATGTGAGCAGTCTACACAGGGCTCGGAAGGCAGCACATCTGCCAGCTTTGACGTGGACATTGAGAATTTTGtaaggaagcaagagaaggaaggaaaacccTTCTTTTGTGAAGATCCAGAAACTGACAATTTA ATGGTGAAAGCAATCCAGGTTTTGCGTATTCATCTCCTTGAGCTGGAGAAGGTTAATGAACTCTGCAAAGATTTCTGCAGTCGATATATTGCTTGTCTAAAAACGAAAATGAACAGTGAAACCCTCCTGAGCGGAGAACCCGGAAGCCCGTACTCCCCCGTCCAGTCCCAG CAGATTCAAAGTGCCATCACGGGCACTCTCAGCCCCCAAGGAATCGTGGTGCCGGCGTCCGCGCTGCAACAGGGGAACGTAACCATGGCAACAGTGGCAG GTGGCACAGTCTACCAGCCTGTCACAGTCGTCACTCCCCAAGGCCAGGTGGTGACCCAGGCGTTGTCGCCTGGCACGATCAGGATCCAGAACTCCCAG CTTCAGTTACAGTTAAACCAAGATCTAAGCATCTTGCATCAAGATGATGGCTCATCTAAGAACAAAAGGGGAGTCCTGCCGAAGCACGCCACAAACGTGATGCGGTCTTGGCTGTTCCAGCACATCGGG catCCCTACCCGACAGAAGATGAGAAAAAACAGATTGCTGCTCAGACAAATTTGACACTACTCCAAGTTAACAACTG GTTCATCAACGCGCGGAGACGCATCCTGCAGCCCATGCTGGATTCTAGTTGTTCAGAAACtccgaaaacaaagaaaaaaaccgCTCAGAACAGGCCCGTTCAGAGGTTTTGGCCCGACTCCATCGCCTCAGGAGCCGCTCAGCCGGCGGCCAGCGAGCTCACCATGTCGGAAG GAGCCGTTGTGACGATCACCACACCTGTGAGCATGAACGTGGACAGCCTGCAGTCCCTGTCCTCAGACGGGGCCACACTGGCGGTGCAGCAGGTGATGATGGCCGAGCAGAGCGAGGACGAGTCGGTGGATAGCACGGGGGACGGCACAGCTGCGCTGGCGCCCGGCCACATCGGCGGGCTGGTCCTGGAGAACAGCGACTCCCTGCAGTAG
- the PKNOX1 gene encoding homeobox protein PKNOX1 isoform X3, with protein sequence MKIGTQMQVVTELKTEQDPNCSEPDVEGVSPPPVGSQTPMDADKQAIYRHPLFPLLALLFEKCEQSTQGSEGSTSASFDVDIENFVRKQEKEGKPFFCEDPETDNLMVKAIQVLRIHLLELEKVNELCKDFCSRYIACLKTKMNSETLLSGEPGSPYSPVQSQQIQSAITGTLSPQGIVVPASALQQGNVTMATVAGGTVYQPVTVVTPQGQVVTQALSPGTIRIQNSQLQLQLNQDLSILHQDDGSSKNKRGVLPKHATNVMRSWLFQHIGHPYPTEDEKKQIAAQTNLTLLQVNNWFINARRRILQPMLDSSCSETPKTKKKTAQNRPVQRFWPDSIASGAAQPAASELTMSEGAVVTITTPVSMNVDSLQSLSSDGATLAVQQVMMAEQSEDESVDSTGDGTAALAPGHIGGLVLENSDSLQ encoded by the exons ATGCAAGTAGTAACAGAGTTAAAAACCGAGCAAGACCCCAATTGCTCTGAACCAGATGTGGAAGGAGTGAGCCCTCCCCCCGTGGGGTCCCAGACACCGATGGACGCAGACAAGCAGGCCATTTACAG GCATCCACTATTTCCATTATTAGCTTTGTTGTTTGAAAAATGTGAGCAGTCTACACAGGGCTCGGAAGGCAGCACATCTGCCAGCTTTGACGTGGACATTGAGAATTTTGtaaggaagcaagagaaggaaggaaaacccTTCTTTTGTGAAGATCCAGAAACTGACAATTTA ATGGTGAAAGCAATCCAGGTTTTGCGTATTCATCTCCTTGAGCTGGAGAAGGTTAATGAACTCTGCAAAGATTTCTGCAGTCGATATATTGCTTGTCTAAAAACGAAAATGAACAGTGAAACCCTCCTGAGCGGAGAACCCGGAAGCCCGTACTCCCCCGTCCAGTCCCAG CAGATTCAAAGTGCCATCACGGGCACTCTCAGCCCCCAAGGAATCGTGGTGCCGGCGTCCGCGCTGCAACAGGGGAACGTAACCATGGCAACAGTGGCAG GTGGCACAGTCTACCAGCCTGTCACAGTCGTCACTCCCCAAGGCCAGGTGGTGACCCAGGCGTTGTCGCCTGGCACGATCAGGATCCAGAACTCCCAG CTTCAGTTACAGTTAAACCAAGATCTAAGCATCTTGCATCAAGATGATGGCTCATCTAAGAACAAAAGGGGAGTCCTGCCGAAGCACGCCACAAACGTGATGCGGTCTTGGCTGTTCCAGCACATCGGG catCCCTACCCGACAGAAGATGAGAAAAAACAGATTGCTGCTCAGACAAATTTGACACTACTCCAAGTTAACAACTG GTTCATCAACGCGCGGAGACGCATCCTGCAGCCCATGCTGGATTCTAGTTGTTCAGAAACtccgaaaacaaagaaaaaaaccgCTCAGAACAGGCCCGTTCAGAGGTTTTGGCCCGACTCCATCGCCTCAGGAGCCGCTCAGCCGGCGGCCAGCGAGCTCACCATGTCGGAAG GAGCCGTTGTGACGATCACCACACCTGTGAGCATGAACGTGGACAGCCTGCAGTCCCTGTCCTCAGACGGGGCCACACTGGCGGTGCAGCAGGTGATGATGGCCGAGCAGAGCGAGGACGAGTCGGTGGATAGCACGGGGGACGGCACAGCTGCGCTGGCGCCCGGCCACATCGGCGGGCTGGTCCTGGAGAACAGCGACTCCCTGCAGTAG
- the PKNOX1 gene encoding homeobox protein PKNOX1 isoform X2 — MMATQTLSIDSYQDGQQMQVVTELKTEQDPNCSEPDVEGVSPPPVGSQTPMDADKQAIYRHPLFPLLALLFEKCEQSTQGSEGSTSASFDVDIENFVRKQEKEGKPFFCEDPETDNLMVKAIQVLRIHLLELEKVNELCKDFCSRYIACLKTKMNSETLLSGEPGSPYSPVQSQIQSAITGTLSPQGIVVPASALQQGNVTMATVAGGTVYQPVTVVTPQGQVVTQALSPGTIRIQNSQLQLQLNQDLSILHQDDGSSKNKRGVLPKHATNVMRSWLFQHIGHPYPTEDEKKQIAAQTNLTLLQVNNWFINARRRILQPMLDSSCSETPKTKKKTAQNRPVQRFWPDSIASGAAQPAASELTMSEGAVVTITTPVSMNVDSLQSLSSDGATLAVQQVMMAEQSEDESVDSTGDGTAALAPGHIGGLVLENSDSLQ; from the exons ATGATGGCTACACAGACGTTAAGTATAGACAGCTATCAAGACGGCCAACAA ATGCAAGTAGTAACAGAGTTAAAAACCGAGCAAGACCCCAATTGCTCTGAACCAGATGTGGAAGGAGTGAGCCCTCCCCCCGTGGGGTCCCAGACACCGATGGACGCAGACAAGCAGGCCATTTACAG GCATCCACTATTTCCATTATTAGCTTTGTTGTTTGAAAAATGTGAGCAGTCTACACAGGGCTCGGAAGGCAGCACATCTGCCAGCTTTGACGTGGACATTGAGAATTTTGtaaggaagcaagagaaggaaggaaaacccTTCTTTTGTGAAGATCCAGAAACTGACAATTTA ATGGTGAAAGCAATCCAGGTTTTGCGTATTCATCTCCTTGAGCTGGAGAAGGTTAATGAACTCTGCAAAGATTTCTGCAGTCGATATATTGCTTGTCTAAAAACGAAAATGAACAGTGAAACCCTCCTGAGCGGAGAACCCGGAAGCCCGTACTCCCCCGTCCAGTCCCAG ATTCAAAGTGCCATCACGGGCACTCTCAGCCCCCAAGGAATCGTGGTGCCGGCGTCCGCGCTGCAACAGGGGAACGTAACCATGGCAACAGTGGCAG GTGGCACAGTCTACCAGCCTGTCACAGTCGTCACTCCCCAAGGCCAGGTGGTGACCCAGGCGTTGTCGCCTGGCACGATCAGGATCCAGAACTCCCAG CTTCAGTTACAGTTAAACCAAGATCTAAGCATCTTGCATCAAGATGATGGCTCATCTAAGAACAAAAGGGGAGTCCTGCCGAAGCACGCCACAAACGTGATGCGGTCTTGGCTGTTCCAGCACATCGGG catCCCTACCCGACAGAAGATGAGAAAAAACAGATTGCTGCTCAGACAAATTTGACACTACTCCAAGTTAACAACTG GTTCATCAACGCGCGGAGACGCATCCTGCAGCCCATGCTGGATTCTAGTTGTTCAGAAACtccgaaaacaaagaaaaaaaccgCTCAGAACAGGCCCGTTCAGAGGTTTTGGCCCGACTCCATCGCCTCAGGAGCCGCTCAGCCGGCGGCCAGCGAGCTCACCATGTCGGAAG GAGCCGTTGTGACGATCACCACACCTGTGAGCATGAACGTGGACAGCCTGCAGTCCCTGTCCTCAGACGGGGCCACACTGGCGGTGCAGCAGGTGATGATGGCCGAGCAGAGCGAGGACGAGTCGGTGGATAGCACGGGGGACGGCACAGCTGCGCTGGCGCCCGGCCACATCGGCGGGCTGGTCCTGGAGAACAGCGACTCCCTGCAGTAG